Genomic segment of Oncorhynchus nerka isolate Pitt River unplaced genomic scaffold, Oner_Uvic_2.0 unplaced_scaffold_1485, whole genome shotgun sequence:
aatttgcagactatgcatatagatcattaaaattgatggactgttgatcaatagtatgagaaaatactgcttatgttatatagctggtcaacagatatggactgtgaatataacttgttagttatatttgaactgtgacccttgacctctgctcaagtactaccttacagaagaggattttctaggtccagtgcatacggactgttgaagaagacaatgttggtaatgttgggacaacatttattttgtcggggagagtgtgacaggttaaaggaaatattcatagcctgttatacattaaaaagtattagtaaattcatagtatgtgaggatcttaaaacatctaaggttaaaaagatgcattcagtattagttgatagagattgataacattcatataattgtgttaaagtttaaatctgtcaaagggtacgaattgtgagagtaatgtgtaaacgttatattgattactttattttgtagtgcctaaaagtgttaatctgtgatctacgaaatgttcttaatctatgagccggagatcgattgctctggtctccacccatattcctggggaaaatcgcagtcttttctcattgaactatacgttgaattgagaatacaacaccgtatcactgtcgtgattatttctcccctgttttcaggggcgtaacaaaCACACTGAGTTGtgcccaaatggctccctattccttatatagtgcactactaatgaccagagcctatgagctttggtcaaaagtagtgcactatttagggaatagggtgatattTGGGATGCAGGACTGGATACATGTGTAGGCTACAGCAGATGGGATGTTCCCTTTACTGTCTGTGATTGGTTAAAAGTCAACATTTGTATTTTGGTCAGTTAAACATCTGGGTGAGTGACTGCTGAAATATAGTCAAATGACTAGTTAAAGACACTGCACAGATAGTGGTTGCTCTGAGCCAGTTGATATGAAAGGTAGGGTGTGTGTGGTCGCACATAGACGAGACAGATGTGTCCATTCCCTTTGCACCTGGTGAAAGCACAGCTGTTTCTCCACTTTAAAACAGGACATCAAAGATTGCTTGTAATCATCAGGCCTAAGCACTCattagggttgtgttcagtaggcaGGAAATGGAAAATAAACTGTCCAAAGCGGAGTGAAGAGGGGAGGTTACTATCTGGACATGTCCAATGAGAAACAGTCATTCGtcttctgttgcaaaacgttttaaaATGTTGACCTTAATGAACACAACCTTGCACCACATGGCCAAGATGGGACATTTCCAGTGTATACAGCATTGAATCTCTAAACAGTTACACATTTCATGACCCATTTTATAACACTCGTGATAGTTAATAACTGTTTGCGGTAGTTAGTGTCCACATAGTAAGTTACTGTTTTTATGACCAGTGATGAACAGCTTTTTAGGACTTACTTAATCCTCATTGTTCCTATGTAAGAAGCTTGTTGATCTTTAGCCATTTTGGGGGTGGTTTTTCAGAACGGGACACAGTTTTAGGACCCATAAATATATTGAATGATGGATGTCATTGCTATTTGAGATGTATCTCTGTGTCTGGTTTCCAGTACAAGTGGGATGGATGCGCTGAAGATCGAGGAGATGGAGAAGATGCTGAAGGAAGCCCACCTAGAGAAGGCCAGGCTCATAGAATCCAGAGTAATACACTACCTCACATGCCATGGCTAGCTTTCTATCAGATCCCATACTGATGTCTTACTTCAGTGTTCTAGCCAGATTAGGACTGGCCACACCTCGGAGCCTGATTCCTCTGTTTCTTCCCAGTTTCCTGCATTCTTTCCTGTGCCTCTGCATTGCCGGGtctttgaggttttaggctgggtatctgtaaagtactttgtgacaactgctgatgtaaaaagggcctATGTTCATGATCTTTTTCCACCTTCTCTCCAGGAGCGAGAGAGCCATGCCCGTAGGCAgatgctggaggaggagaggaggcggcGCGAGGAGGCTGAGAAGAGGCTGCAGGACGAGACGGTGCACAGGCAGCAGCTGGTGGACAAGGAGGTGAAGATGAGGAGCAAGAACTTCTCCCAGGTGAGCCTGAGGCCCAATAACACAAATCCAAACAAAAAGAATATACAGTTTGagatctctctctcatcctgttaGTCGTACAGGCTTTTGAAACACCCGTTACAAGTTTGTTTCCTCCTTTCCTCAGGCCCGTCCTATGACTCGTTACCTGCCCATCCGCAAGGAGTTTGACCTGCGCTCCCACATCGAGTCATCCGGCCACAACGTGGAGACCTCTTACCACGTGATCCTCACAGACAAGATGTGTAAGGGTTACCTGGTCAAGATGGGCGGCAAGATCAAGTCGTGGAAGAAACGCTGGTTTGTCTTCGACCGCCTCAAAAGGACCTTCTCCTATTACGTTGGTAAGGAAAATGCTGCCATTTATATACAAACACATTAGTGCGCTGTTAATGCTCGGATCGAGCCAAtgggagatacagtagatggcatattcataccctttgacctTAATGTAGACTGTATTTGTGAAAGGTGGTGTAAATGAGTTTGATAGAGATGAGCATTAGGATACAGAAGGGAAATACACATTTGTGGGTAGCGCTTTGGTAGCAGGCTTTAGATACAGTAATATGCTAATTATAAAATAATTATTCAATTTAAAATTGCAACTACTTTTCCTAGAAAGTTACGGTTGTATTCTTTTTCTGTAGCAAGGATCTAGTGCAGTTTATGCCTGAAGGTGAAGGGGGCATAAagttacccctggttgtgtttttGTAGTGGTTGATGAAATGAGCTGCTATATTTTACCATAAGGGTAGAATTTTGAAATcaggggctctattcaatctgcgaTTTATAAATTAAAGGTAATTTCTGAATTAAGCAGACATTccgtgtttactgtgaatgcagtctccactaAAGGGGGAACATTGCCCCTTTACACTACATATAGTATATTCCATGACTCTCTCTGTCATCAAAGAAACTACTCTAGGAATcgcaaatgtgatatttttacCCAAGCATTTTGTCATGTTAATTTACTCAACAGACAAGCACGAGACCAAACTGAAAGGAGTCATTTATTTCCAGGCCATTGAAGGTACTTTCTACCCAACACTCTGAGAACAATCTTTTTACAGAACCAAATGAAATCTTCTATCACTTTTCTTTTTATACTTTCACTGTACTGATGCAATATTTCTCTGTTTAGTTTTACACATTCTGCTTCTTCCACACTTTCATTTCTCTTCACTCTTTTGCTTTTACTGACTGGTTTCACAGAAAATATTTTTCAACCTCAATTTGACCAATGTACCACTTGTCTCAGTGAACTCACCCATTGCTTGTTCTCTGCCCTCTTTACCCAAGTGCGTGTTTGGTTGTTTACACAGAAGTGTATCATGTGGAATAAGGATTTGTGTCACCTCTACATATTCCATTGAATACCCACCAGGGGTGTGATCATGCATGTTTAATACAAGACTGAATGAAAACCCACAGCCATTACAGAACAGCGCACCTCTGGAGCCTCACATTCGTCTTTAGTTCCTGCATTGGAGTTGTTTGCCAAAGCAAGCCTTGGTGATAATTCCCTTCCTCTGTGGAATTGGTTGTTTGAATCTGTCCCTTCAATTAAAACAGACCAAATATGGGTGGATTATccaggtgtgtgtatatagcttaTGAACTCTAAGTGCATGTGTGCAACTGTAAAATGTGCATTGGGTGTCTTACGGTATGTGGACTGTCCTGCATCCTGTTTTGACTCCCCTTCAGCACTTTTCTGAGCTCCTGCCTTAGTTTCGAAGAGAGGCGCGTGTGTGGTGGAGCAGCGTAAGGCTGAATTCTTATTAAACAGGTTCAGTAGTGTGACTGTTGGCATACTGTTGGCATACTactgttcttaaccgacttgcctagttaactgcctgttcaggggcagaacagatttgTACCTGCAACTTTTCAgtttagtccaacgctctaaccgagTCATTAAATGACCAAGTCATCTCCACATTACTAACcttttgacctctctctcccctgcaatCCCAGAGCCCCAATCCCTCGTTGACCTTTGTGTGAAGACTCACGACAGACTCTACTACATGGTGGCCTCTGCCCCGGAGGCCATGAGGATATGGATGGATGTTATAGTAACTGGAGCAGAGGGCTACACGCAGTTCATGAACTAAGAGGAGACTTGTGTACGGTGGCCTAGCAGTGAAACGatcacatttaacattacatttacatttaagtcatttagcagacttacaaattggtgctttcaccttatgacatccagtggaacagccactttacaatagtgcatctaggtcttttaaggcgggggggggtgagaaggattactttatcctatcctaggtattccttaaagaggtggggtttcaggtgtctccggaaggtggtgattgactccgctgtcctggcgtcgtgagggagtttgttccaccattgggggccagagcagcgaacagttttgactgggctgagcgggaactgtacttcctcagtggtagggaggcgagcaggccagaggtggatgaacgcagtgcccttgtttgggtgtagggcctgatcagagcctggaggtactgaggtgccgttcccctcacagctccgtaggcaagcaccatggtcttgtagcggatgcgagcttcaactggaagccagtggagagagcggaggagcggggtgacgtgagagaacttgggaaggttgaacaccagacgggctgcggcgttctggatgagttgtaggggtttaatggcacaggcagggagcccagccaacaacgagttgcagtaatccagacgggagatgacaagtgcctggattaggacctgcgccgcttcctgtgtgaggcagggtcgtactctgcggatgttgtagagcatgaacctacaggaacgggccaccgccttgatgttatttgagaacgacagggtgttgtccaggatcacgccaaggttcttagcgctctgggaggaggacacaatggagttgtcaaccgtgatggcgagatcatggaacgggcagtccttccccgggaggaagagcagctccgtcttgccgaggttcagcttgaggtgatgatccgtcatccacactgatatgtctgccagacatgcagagatgcgattcgccacctggtcgtcagaagggggaaaggagaagattaattgtgtgtcgtctgcatagcaatgataggagagaccatgtgaggttatgacagagccaagtgacttggtgtatagcgagaataggagagggcctagaacagagccctgggggacaccagtggtgagagcacgtagtgaggagacggattctcgccacgccacctggtaggagcgacctgtcaggtaggacgcaatccaagcgtgggccgcgccggagatgcccaactcggagagggtggagaggaggatctgatggttcacagtatcgaaggcagccgataggtctagaaggatgagagcagaggagagagagttagctttagcagtgcggagcgcctccgtgatacagagaagagcagtctcagttgaatgactagtcttgaaacctgactgatttggatcaagaaggtcattctaagagagatagcgggagagctggccaaggacggcacgttcaagagttttggagagaaaagaaagaatttagagtggtagaaagtggctttagcagcagagacagaggaggaaaatgtagagaggagggagtgaaaggatgccaggtccgcagggaggcgagttttcctccatttccgctcggctgcccggagccctgttctgtgagctcgcaatgagtcgtcgagccacggagcgggaggggaggaccgagccggcctggaggataggggacatagagagtcaaaggatgcagaaagggaggagaggagggttgaggaggcagaatcaggagataggttggagaaggtttgagcagagggaagagatgataggatggaagaggagagagtagcgggggagagagagcgaaggttgggacggcgcgataccatccgagtaggggcagtgtgggaagtgttggatgagagcgagagggaaaaggatacaaggtagtggtcggagacttggaggggagttgcaatgaggttagtggaggaacagcatctagtaaagatgaggtcgagcgtattgcctgccttgtgagtagggggggaaggtgaggtcaaaagaggagaggagtggaaagaaggaggcagagaggaatgagtcaaaggtagacgtggggaggttaaagtcgcccagaactgtgagaggtgagccgtcctcaggaaaggagcttatcaaggcatcaagctcattgatgaactctccgagggaacctggagggcgataaatgataaggatgttaagcttgaaagggctggtaactgtgacagcatggaattcaaaggaggcgatagacagatgggtaaggggagaaagagagaatgaccacttgggagagatgaggatcccggtgccaccaccccgctgaccagaagctctcggggtgtgcgagagcacgtgggcggacgaagagagagcagtaggagtagcggtgttgtctgtggtgatccatgtttccgtcagagccaagaagtcgagggactggagggaggcataggctgagatgaactctgccttgttggccgcagatcggcagttccagaggctaccggagacctggaactccacgtgggtcgtgcgtgctgggaccaccagattaaggtggccgcggccatgcggtgtggagcgtttgtatggtctgtgcagagaggagagaacagggatagacagacacatagttgacaggctagagaagaggctacgctaatgcagaggagattggaatgacaagtggactacacgtctcgaatgttcagaaagttaagcttacgtagcaagaatctacttgactaaaatgattaaaatgatacagtactgctgaggtaggctagctgcgttgttgacactaccctaatcaagtcgttccgttgagtgtgaagtttctacaatgctgcttttcgggggctagctggctagctagcagtgttggttacgttacgttgcgttaggagaacgacaaagctggctagctaacctagaaaatcgctctagactacacaattatctttgaaacaaagacggctatgtagctagctatgtagctagctacgatcaaacaaatcacaccgttgggactgtaatgaaatgaaatgaaaatgtgatactacctgtggagcgaagcggaatgcgaccggaatgcgaaagttctaatcagtagacgttggctggctattggctagctaggagtgtctcctacgttaaggacgacaaaatagctggctagctaacctcggtaaattaagataatcactctaagactacacactctaactacacaattatcttggatacgaagacagcaaagacaactatgtagctagctaatactacactaatcaagtcgttcagttgagtgtgatagttactacagtgctacggtagacggtgaacgtgttgggcagataggaggacgacgaaatacgataattacgcaattatctttgatacaacgacgactatgtagctagctaagaagaaattgctaagattagacaaatcagaccgttgtactataatgaaatgtaatgaaatgtaatgaaaaagttatacaacctgcagaccgaagcgcggatgcgaccggctcgctccaacccggaagtagaagCCACAAGGAGACTGCTGGGACACTTCAATAGACTCAGGCCTTATCCCTCCCAGTATTGGGAAATTGCCTTTTGTTAAGTTCATTGTATCTATTTTTAAATCACTTTACAATAGACGTTTTTCTACTTGCTTCTGCCCGCAGATTGAAAAAGACACTATATAACCAATGTCAGACTTTCCGCTCAAAAGCCTTTATTTTTGCCAAATTGGGTGTTACAGGCTCTTGCTTGCGAGACCTACTTTGTGTATCCGTGTCTAAGTTCTTTTTTTTATAGTGGAGAATAAACCTAAATGAAACCAGTGAGGAAGACGAACTGTTGAGCCATCGGCTTACTGCTGAACTAGATTCCACTAATGTTGCCAAGTCCTGATGACAGCCATTCCACTGAGACCAAACAGTACAATAATGCTAATCATTCTGTGCCTTGAGGTCATAATCCTAGTCGGTTATTGTCACTGAACAGTAAGTTCCAGCCCCCCTGTAGAGCTGATTGGATAGGTGGTGGCGCCAGGTCAAATTGCATCCTTCTTTAGAATGTCATGATCTGGTAGCTTGACATTGTAAAGGATTCTTAATGTGTTTAGGTTTATAGTACCTCAGGCAGGTTAACCATGTCACTCAAGTGTGAGAAAAGACCTTGATATATTTTCCCCACACCGAAATGGGTATAACCAAATGTTCAGTGTTAGAAAAAGGTTTTATACTGTAAAATGTCACTCATTCAACCAGTATTGTACAGACATACATTTCAAAAGAAGTCTAATGGCCAAGACACTTCAGTTAACAGTATACCTCACATCTGACACACCATATGTTGACTGTACACTTTCATGTATGGATTCTCAATTCAGATCTATTAAACCAGACTCTGTAACATTTGTTTTGAATCCATAGCATGGTTTTATTAACATTTCAATTTGCAGTAGAAACACTACAATCACTTTAGCAGGATTACAACAGAAGTTGAGGTAAAAGCCCAGCTTTTCAATTGTGTTCACTTAATGTTAAACAAATGACAAGTTGGTCAATGTGTAACCAGGAACTGTAAGCACCAAATAGAACCCCTCCATTTTATGAGCTCtgcctaaaaaaaaaaaacatgcttccTAAATAGGAAAGCAAGTGGCTGAGCCCAGGTCCAGTCAGCTTGATCGGCTGTCTGTCACACTTCATTGACGATCACCTGTGAAAATGACAATCAATAGAATGTTCCCTGCTTTGCCTAGGATTTTACTCCCTATAAAAAAAACAGCTTAACTGACAAATGTAGATACTTTAATTTTACAAACTGAAATTTGTCATTTTAGAAATGTAGTTTTATGTACCTACTCTGCACACGGGGAGCTGTATTCACTCACAGCTTCATCACCTGAGAACAGAAAAGAGGAAAGCAGAGGTCAGTTCATTTATAATGATAATTAATTCCCACAGCAGGGGTGAACAAAGTGGCCCATACTGGTGATGTCTTGTTTCCTTTCAATAAACCGGAGTTATGTACGTAACCTTGACACGTATGCCAGTAGCAAATATTTCAGAGAATGGAGTGGTTTGGAAACTGGTATTCGATTAGACAATTTTAAAAAAGCGTCCCTTTGTTTCTCAAAGATTAGTAAGAGTTAACACTTTCCTATGCTTCTGGAATGGTCGTTaatacactaacagcttacagacagcgTGAATGCGccggaggcatgaggactgcagatgtggccaaggcaataaattgcaatgtccgtactgtgagacgcctaagacaggatggacagctaatcatcctcgtagtggcagaccacgtgtaacacctgcacaggatcggtatggcaacaactgcccaagttacatcaggaacgcacaatccctccatcagtgctcagactgtccgcaataggctggacTGAAGTCTTGTAGGCCTGTTAAGGCAGGTcgtcagacatcaccggcaacaacgtcgcctatgggcgcAAACCATCGCTGGACCAGCCAGGAcaagcaaaaagtgctcttcactgacgagtagcggttctgtctcaccaggggtgatggtcagattcgcgtttattgtCAAAAGAAGGAGCATTACGCCGAGACCTGTACTCTTGCGCAGGATCAAGTTCAATGACAAGCTCTCTcaacaacgctgtgcgttacagggaagacatcctccctcatgtggtacccttcctgcaggctcatcttagcatgacaataccaccagccatactgctcgttctgtgcgtgttatgccatggccagtgaagagcccggatctcaatcctattgagcacgtctgggacctgttggatcggagggcgaGGGCCATTCCCACCAGAagtgtccgggaacttgcaggtgccttggtggagtaacatgttcatacaaatatttaaacaACTAAGTTTACTGAAAacaaatgcagttgacagtgaggacattttttttgctgagtttatattacaTCACAGTGCATTTCTAGTAAAAGCTAACAAGTTGACACTTATGGTCTAATCCAAGGGGTGTCACTCATTTAATGGAGGGCCTCATCTGCTGGATTTAGTTTCTCTCTCAATTAAGTcgtagacaaccaggtgaggggacttCCTTACTAatttcatcccctcctctcccctggaaCTATTcaccaggtcgttgctgcaaataaATAGGTCACCTTAATTCAAACAGTTACAAGGACGGAGCAAAAACTCCCACTCGGCCCTCTGGAATGGGTTTGTCACACGGTCTAATATCTAGTTGAGTGTTAATCTTTTTCCATTTGAGAAAGAGTATCAGTTTATGATAACCCTTGGGGAGCACAATGTTTTCTGCGAATTAAATCACTTAAGGTTGCAGAATTACAGGAAACTTAAATACCCTGGTATTCCATAAATCCTGATTGGAGGATAATGATATCCTGCTTATTCTCCCTTTTCTGTGAATCCTCCAGTCGGGAATTTGGGAAAACCACGTCATTTATTTAAAGTTCTTGGCAACCCTACACATTTCACTGTGTTAGATGGAATTCTTACTTGTCTGGTAGTAGTCATACACTTTCACCACAGCTGGTTTCAGATTCCTCACAGGCACATCCTCCTCTATGGCCAGGCTGTACGTCTTAGTTTCCTTCTGCTTGAGCTGGAAGAAAAGGA
This window contains:
- the LOC135568573 gene encoding pleckstrin homology-like domain family B member 1 encodes the protein MDALKIEEMEKMLKEAHLEKARLIESRERESHARRQMLEEERRRREEAEKRLQDETVHRQQLVDKEVKMRSKNFSQARPMTRYLPIRKEFDLRSHIESSGHNVETSYHVILTDKMCKGYLVKMGGKIKSWKKRWFVFDRLKRTFSYYVDKHETKLKGVIYFQAIEEPQSLVDLCVKTHDRLYYMVASAPEAMRIWMDVIVTGAEGYTQFMN